One Rossellomorea aquimaris DNA window includes the following coding sequences:
- a CDS encoding transglutaminaseTgpA domain-containing protein — MSHESPKHRFFTIMIYLFGFLLLWEWLKPLQVVTDTGSLTYFVVFIALSLVLSYFRIHYFLTAAVKLFFILFALHGLYYSGSFITFTWLEKFGGDLWLNIGLTVGREWPSLSFEYRSLLFFILLWLMTYLLYYWLSVRKTILLFYVMTVTYICLIDTFTIYEGDRAIIRVVIFGFLLMGLLALERLVQRENLLGSKMSRHRWIVPLTVMLGVSSVVAFAAPKSDPIWPDPVPYIQSFAEGAGGSGVNKVGYDADDSQLGGPFVGDPTVIFNAEVTREHYWRIETKDLYTGKGWEQSIPDDQQAATPFDSEEMVPFTTNEPDGEREVETERVMVERTYSHVVYPYGIERIIGNEEGYFSFDPVNEKVTSYEGEDETVKLEEYELSYRSPSYSQKKMKAANESQEIMQTPEFVDRYTQLPETTPQRVKDLAFEITSEEDNWYDKVRAIENYFSKEAYVYDQFDVPVPEEGQDYVDQFLFETQRGYCDNFSTSMVVLVRALGIPARWAKGYTEGEYSRQVDTTYKLYEVSNNNAHSWVEVFFPEVGWVPFEPTVGFSNNVSYQYDLDVPESDNSEVPVPEKEETPKQPIQPEEDDSKAAGSGFSLSKLWDDIQTFFVENWGKLVMGFMLLLIMGIALYIVRRRWMPYVLIFYYRRKSSDGVFSEAYLSLIKQLERYGLKMDDGQTLRAYSRYIDSFFGTHEMTSLTNNYERILYGQRPAEEDWSKMRELWENLIKRTTG, encoded by the coding sequence ATTGCTTTATCACTTGTCCTGTCCTATTTCAGGATTCACTATTTCCTGACAGCGGCAGTTAAGCTATTCTTTATTTTGTTTGCGTTACATGGATTGTATTATTCAGGCTCTTTTATTACCTTTACATGGTTAGAGAAGTTTGGGGGTGACCTATGGCTGAATATCGGTTTGACAGTCGGGCGTGAATGGCCAAGTCTTTCGTTCGAGTACAGAAGCTTGTTGTTCTTTATTTTACTATGGCTGATGACGTATTTGCTTTATTACTGGTTATCTGTCAGAAAGACGATTCTCCTCTTTTATGTGATGACCGTGACCTATATTTGTCTGATAGATACGTTCACGATTTATGAAGGTGATCGGGCGATTATCCGAGTGGTCATTTTCGGCTTTCTGTTAATGGGTCTGTTGGCTCTCGAACGTTTGGTTCAAAGGGAGAATCTTCTGGGATCCAAGATGAGCAGGCACCGCTGGATCGTGCCGCTTACGGTTATGCTTGGAGTAAGTTCGGTTGTTGCTTTTGCGGCGCCTAAGTCAGATCCTATCTGGCCGGATCCGGTTCCTTATATTCAATCCTTTGCAGAGGGAGCCGGGGGCAGTGGCGTGAACAAAGTAGGTTATGATGCAGATGATTCTCAGCTTGGGGGTCCCTTTGTCGGTGATCCTACAGTCATTTTTAATGCTGAAGTAACGAGAGAACACTATTGGAGAATTGAAACGAAGGATCTATATACAGGCAAGGGCTGGGAGCAATCCATTCCTGATGACCAGCAGGCTGCCACCCCTTTTGACTCAGAAGAAATGGTTCCCTTCACAACAAACGAACCGGATGGGGAACGGGAAGTGGAAACAGAGAGGGTGATGGTGGAACGAACCTATTCTCATGTTGTCTATCCTTATGGGATAGAAAGAATAATCGGAAATGAAGAAGGCTATTTCTCCTTTGATCCCGTTAACGAGAAGGTTACAAGTTATGAAGGGGAAGACGAGACCGTAAAGTTAGAGGAATATGAACTTTCCTATCGCTCTCCTTCCTATTCTCAGAAGAAGATGAAAGCAGCGAACGAAAGTCAGGAAATCATGCAGACTCCTGAATTTGTGGACCGCTATACACAACTTCCCGAAACGACTCCCCAGCGTGTGAAGGACTTGGCTTTTGAGATTACATCGGAAGAAGATAATTGGTATGACAAAGTAAGGGCGATCGAGAATTATTTTTCGAAAGAAGCTTATGTGTACGATCAATTTGACGTGCCGGTGCCTGAAGAAGGGCAGGATTACGTCGATCAGTTCCTATTTGAAACCCAGAGAGGGTACTGTGATAACTTCTCGACTTCCATGGTCGTGTTAGTCCGGGCTCTTGGAATCCCGGCAAGATGGGCAAAGGGATATACAGAAGGGGAATACAGTAGACAGGTGGATACGACGTATAAGCTTTATGAGGTTTCCAATAATAATGCTCACTCCTGGGTGGAGGTATTCTTCCCGGAAGTAGGATGGGTGCCGTTCGAGCCTACTGTTGGATTCAGTAATAACGTTTCGTATCAATATGACCTGGATGTACCTGAGTCGGATAACAGCGAAGTCCCTGTTCCTGAGAAAGAGGAAACACCGAAACAGCCGATTCAACCTGAAGAGGATGATTCAAAAGCTGCTGGAAGCGGATTTTCTCTGTCGAAGCTTTGGGATGATATTCAAACATTCTTTGTGGAAAACTGGGGCAAGCTTGTCATGGGCTTCATGCTCTTGCTTATCATGGGAATTGCATTATACATTGTAAGAAGAAGGTGGATGCCGTATGTCCTGATTTTCTACTATCGCAGAAAATCATCTGATGGCGTGTTTTCCGAAGCCTATCTTTCTTTAATCAAACAGCTTGAGAGATATGGACTGAAAATGGATGACGGGCAAACGTTAAGGGCCTATTCGCGATATATTGACTCATTCTTTGGTACCCATGAAATGACAAGCCTGACCAATAATTATGAACGTATTTTATATGGTCAGAGGCCAGCGGAAGAAGATTGGTCAAAGATGAGGGAATTATGGGAAAATTTAATTAAAAGGACAACTGGTTGA
- the guaA gene encoding glutamine-hydrolyzing GMP synthase has protein sequence MLGKEELHNQEMIVVLDFGSQYNQLITRRIREFGVYSELHPHTVTLEEIQELNPTGIIFSGGPNSVYGEDSFRCDERIFDLDIPILGICYGMQLMTMHFGGKVERAKHREYGKAAINIEKQSKLFSNLPEEQVVWMSHGDLVVEAPAGFNVNATNPSCPIASMSNEEKGLYAVQFHPEVRHSVHGNEMLKNFVFEVCGCTGDWSMENFIEIEMEKIRQTVGDKKVLCALSGGVDSSVVAVLIHKAIGDQLTCIFVDHGLLRKGEADSVMKTFADGFNMNVIKVDAQDRFLNKLKGVSDPEQKRKIIGNEFIYVFDDEATKLKGIEYLAQGTLYTDIIESGTATAQTIKSHHNVGGLPEDMQFTLIEPLNTLFKDEVRALGSELGIPDEIVWRQPFPGPGLGIRVLGEISEQKLEIVRESDYILRDEIKKAGLDRDIWQYFTVLPDIRSVGVMGDARTYDYTIGIRAVTSIDGMTSDWARIPWDVLEKISTRIVNEVDHINRVVYDVTSKPPATIEWE, from the coding sequence ATGCTTGGTAAAGAAGAATTGCACAATCAAGAAATGATCGTCGTTTTGGACTTTGGAAGTCAATACAATCAATTAATCACGCGAAGAATTCGTGAGTTTGGTGTCTATAGTGAGCTCCACCCGCATACAGTTACCCTTGAAGAAATCCAGGAATTGAATCCAACCGGGATCATATTCTCCGGGGGACCGAACAGTGTCTACGGTGAAGACTCATTCCGTTGCGATGAGCGCATTTTTGATTTGGACATTCCGATTCTGGGAATCTGCTACGGTATGCAGCTTATGACCATGCACTTCGGCGGGAAAGTGGAACGCGCGAAGCACCGTGAATACGGAAAAGCGGCCATCAATATTGAAAAACAATCTAAGTTATTCTCCAACCTTCCGGAAGAGCAAGTCGTATGGATGAGTCATGGAGATCTTGTCGTGGAAGCTCCTGCAGGCTTTAATGTGAACGCAACGAACCCTTCTTGTCCGATTGCTTCCATGAGTAACGAAGAAAAAGGGTTATATGCTGTTCAATTCCATCCAGAGGTACGTCACTCAGTGCACGGGAATGAAATGCTGAAAAACTTTGTATTCGAAGTGTGTGGCTGCACAGGCGACTGGTCCATGGAGAATTTCATTGAAATCGAAATGGAGAAGATCCGTCAAACAGTTGGAGATAAAAAGGTTCTATGCGCATTAAGTGGAGGAGTAGACTCTTCCGTTGTGGCTGTATTGATCCATAAAGCAATCGGTGATCAATTGACATGTATTTTCGTCGATCACGGCCTACTTCGAAAAGGTGAAGCAGACAGTGTCATGAAAACCTTCGCTGACGGCTTTAATATGAATGTCATTAAGGTGGATGCACAGGACCGTTTCTTAAATAAATTAAAAGGTGTTTCTGATCCTGAGCAAAAACGTAAAATCATCGGGAATGAATTTATTTACGTGTTTGATGATGAAGCGACTAAGCTTAAAGGTATCGAGTATCTTGCGCAAGGTACTTTATATACAGACATTATCGAAAGTGGAACAGCCACTGCTCAGACGATCAAATCTCACCACAATGTCGGTGGACTGCCTGAAGACATGCAGTTCACACTTATTGAGCCATTGAACACATTATTTAAAGACGAAGTGCGTGCATTAGGGTCCGAGCTGGGTATCCCTGATGAAATCGTATGGCGTCAACCATTCCCTGGACCGGGTCTTGGAATTCGTGTGCTTGGTGAAATTTCTGAGCAGAAGCTTGAAATCGTTCGGGAGTCAGATTATATCCTGCGTGATGAAATCAAGAAAGCTGGACTTGATCGTGACATTTGGCAATACTTCACGGTTCTGCCTGACATCCGAAGCGTCGGAGTGATGGGGGATGCCAGAACGTATGACTATACGATCGGAATCCGTGCTGTGACATCCATTGACGGTATGACTTCGGACTGGGCCCGTATTCCTTGGGATGTACTTGAGAAAATCTCAACACGTATCGTAAACGAAGTCGATCATATCAACCGCGTAGTGTATGATGTGACGAGTAAGCCACCTGCGACGATTGAGTGGGAATAG
- a CDS encoding NCS2 family permease, producing the protein MKNFFQFDQLGTTYRREIIGGLTTFLSMAYILIVNPLTLTLQSVPDLPDSMRMDYGAVFVATALAAAIGSLIMGLIAKYPIALAPGMGLNAFFAYTVVLTMGVPWQSALTGVLISGLIFIVLTLSGIREKIINSIPSELKYAVGAGIGLFITFIGFQNAGIIVNNDAVLVGLGDLTNGSTLLAIFGIIITVILMTRGVKGGIFIGMVVTAIVGMIVGLIDTPEKVVDAAPSLAPTFGAALDPLFNDAGSIFTIQMLVVILTFLFVDFFDTAGTLVAVANQAGLMKENKLPRAGKALFADSCATVVGAILGTSTTTSYIESSAGVAAGARTGFASVVTAVLFLLSIFFFPLLAVITSAVTAPALIIVGVLMVSSLGEIDWKKFEVAVPAFLTIVAMPLTYSIATGIAIGFIFYPITMIMKGRVKEIHPIMYFLFVIFVLYFIFLV; encoded by the coding sequence ATGAAAAATTTCTTTCAGTTTGACCAGTTAGGAACGACTTATAGAAGGGAAATCATCGGGGGATTAACGACGTTTCTTTCAATGGCTTATATTCTGATCGTCAACCCATTGACGTTAACCCTTCAATCGGTACCGGATCTTCCGGATAGCATGAGAATGGATTACGGTGCAGTATTCGTCGCTACGGCTTTGGCGGCTGCCATTGGTTCCTTGATTATGGGGCTGATTGCGAAATATCCAATAGCATTAGCTCCTGGTATGGGACTAAATGCATTCTTCGCATATACAGTAGTATTGACAATGGGTGTGCCGTGGCAATCAGCGTTGACAGGTGTGTTAATTTCAGGTTTAATTTTCATCGTACTCACACTGTCGGGTATTCGGGAAAAAATTATTAACTCAATCCCATCTGAATTGAAATATGCCGTGGGAGCGGGTATTGGACTTTTTATCACATTTATCGGGTTTCAAAATGCAGGAATTATTGTGAACAATGATGCAGTTTTAGTGGGTCTTGGAGATTTAACGAATGGTTCGACTCTTCTTGCGATCTTCGGAATTATCATTACCGTCATTCTGATGACAAGAGGTGTTAAAGGCGGTATATTCATCGGGATGGTTGTTACGGCAATCGTCGGAATGATCGTTGGGTTAATCGACACACCGGAAAAAGTAGTGGACGCAGCACCAAGTCTTGCTCCGACATTTGGGGCAGCCTTAGATCCTTTATTCAATGATGCAGGCAGTATTTTCACCATACAAATGCTTGTTGTGATTCTAACATTCTTATTCGTTGATTTCTTTGATACGGCTGGTACCCTTGTAGCGGTAGCCAATCAGGCAGGATTAATGAAGGAAAATAAATTACCACGCGCTGGTAAAGCTTTATTTGCTGATTCTTGTGCAACAGTAGTAGGAGCAATCTTAGGGACTTCAACGACTACGTCTTATATCGAATCTTCAGCAGGGGTAGCGGCAGGAGCGAGAACAGGATTTGCGTCAGTAGTAACGGCAGTCTTATTCTTACTCTCGATTTTCTTCTTCCCGCTGCTTGCCGTCATTACATCGGCAGTGACAGCACCGGCACTGATCATTGTAGGGGTATTGATGGTTTCATCACTGGGTGAAATTGATTGGAAGAAGTTTGAGGTAGCTGTGCCGGCATTCTTAACGATCGTGGCAATGCCATTAACGTACAGTATCGCTACGGGTATCGCCATCGGATTTATCTTTTACCCTATTACGATGATCATGAAAGGTCGCGTAAAGGAAATCCATCCGATCATGTATTTCTTGTTTGTGATCTTCGTTCTGTATTTTATATTCTTAGTTTAA
- a CDS encoding transcription antiterminator, translating into MSTLNVKKALNNNVLIADHESYGEVVLIGKGIGFNRKKGDPIQNDIAEKMFVLKGEKEQEQYKNLLPFLNDDMSNVIISAIELIRKRTNSFLNEHIHIALTDHILFAINRLMRGMEIRNPFLVETRTLYPFEYEIAREVVGMINEMTDVHLPEGEVGFIALHIHSAMMNKDLSEVNQHSQLIGRLTAMIEQQLDVKINKESVDYMRLVRHIRYTIERVLREERVEEPEKIAKLLKEEYPLCYNLSWKLIKMMQQTLQKPVYDAEAVYLTMHLQRIQSKVK; encoded by the coding sequence ATGTCTACTTTAAATGTGAAAAAAGCTTTAAATAACAATGTATTAATCGCAGATCACGAGAGCTACGGTGAAGTCGTACTGATCGGGAAAGGGATAGGGTTCAACCGTAAGAAAGGGGACCCCATTCAGAATGATATTGCAGAAAAAATGTTTGTCTTAAAAGGAGAGAAAGAGCAGGAGCAGTACAAAAACCTCCTTCCTTTCTTAAATGATGATATGTCAAACGTCATTATTTCTGCCATCGAGTTGATCAGAAAAAGAACCAACTCTTTTCTAAATGAGCATATTCACATCGCCCTGACCGACCATATCCTTTTTGCGATTAACCGATTGATGAGAGGGATGGAGATCCGCAATCCGTTTCTGGTAGAAACGAGGACGCTGTATCCATTCGAATACGAAATAGCCAGAGAAGTGGTTGGTATGATCAATGAAATGACAGATGTTCATTTGCCGGAAGGGGAAGTGGGATTTATTGCCCTTCATATCCATAGCGCCATGATGAACAAAGATCTGTCTGAAGTGAATCAACACTCCCAGTTGATTGGACGCCTGACCGCGATGATCGAACAACAACTGGATGTCAAGATCAATAAGGAAAGCGTCGATTATATGAGGCTTGTGCGCCACATTCGATATACGATAGAGCGGGTACTTAGGGAAGAACGCGTAGAAGAACCAGAAAAAATTGCAAAACTGTTGAAAGAGGAATATCCTCTCTGCTATAATTTATCTTGGAAGCTGATCAAGATGATGCAGCAAACATTACAAAAACCCGTCTACGATGCAGAGGCTGTATATTTAACCATGCACTTGCAGCGTATTCAAAGTAAAGTTAAATAA